Proteins encoded by one window of Glycine soja cultivar W05 chromosome 15, ASM419377v2, whole genome shotgun sequence:
- the LOC114386946 gene encoding MLP-like protein 43, producing MSLAGKITTEIGVHATAAKWFNLFATQLHHVQNLTDRVHGTKLHQGEDWHHNETVKHWTYTIDGKATTCLESIESIDEQNKTITYKLFSGDIDHKYKKFKFTFQAIDKDQGGAFIKWTVEYERLAEEVDPPYGYIEYLHKCTKDIDVHLLKA from the exons ATGTCACTTGCTGGGAAAATCACCACTGAAATTGGGGTTCATGCAACCGCTGCAAAGTGGTTCAACCTCTTTGCAACACAACTTCATCATGTTCAAAACCTTACTGATAGAGTACATGGAACCAAGCTGCATCAAGGTGAAGACTGGCATCACAACGAGACAGTCAAACACTGGACTTATACCATAG ATGGTAAGGCTACAACATGTCTGGAGAGTattgaatccattgatgaacaGAACAAAACAATCACCTACAAGCTCTTCAGTGGAGACATTGATCATAAGTATAAGAAATTTAAGTTCACCTTTCAAGCCATTGATAAGGATCAAGGCGGTGCTTTTATTAAATGGACGGTTGAATATGAAAGGCTTGCTGAGGAGGTTGATCCTCCATATGGATACATCGAATACCTGCACAAATGCACTAAAGATATTGATGTTCATCTTCTCAAAGCATAG